From Polynucleobacter sp. JS-JIR-II-b4, a single genomic window includes:
- the rng gene encoding ribonuclease G, translating into MNEEILINITPQETRVALIQQGAVQELQIERTRQRGIVGNIYLAKVVRVLPGMQSAFIEIGLERTAFMHVADITQNNPQAQIEKLLFEGQTLLVQVLKDPLGTKGARLTTQLSIAGRNLVYLPPAGSDTATEKYIGVSQRIDQPEEREAIKTRLAGLMAADEKGGIIVRTSAQDASDTELQHDMLYLRTTWENIHAAMKHNPAPTLLYQDLSLAERVLRDVAGEDTTQIRVDSAENFEKLKAFTNAYMPNLLGKLTLHRGERALFDLFDVDAEINKALGRRVDLKSGGYLMIDQTESMTTIDVNTGSYVGARNLDDTVFKTNLEAAQAIARQLRLRNLGGIIIIDFIDMIGKDHQESVLHELKRNLERDHARTSVSDFSALGLVEMTRKRTRESLAHITCEPCATCLGKGEIKTAQTICYEILREIVREHRQFNPREFRIVAAPDVIDLFLEEENQFLAQLGDFIGKPITLQAEGSFRQEQYDIVLS; encoded by the coding sequence ATGAATGAAGAAATACTGATCAATATCACCCCGCAAGAAACGCGCGTTGCTTTAATTCAGCAAGGGGCAGTTCAAGAGTTACAAATTGAGCGCACTCGCCAACGCGGCATCGTGGGCAATATCTATTTAGCCAAAGTCGTTCGTGTACTACCAGGCATGCAATCCGCATTTATCGAAATTGGTCTTGAGCGCACCGCATTTATGCACGTCGCTGACATCACACAAAATAATCCTCAAGCACAAATTGAAAAATTATTGTTTGAAGGTCAAACACTATTGGTGCAGGTATTAAAAGATCCTTTAGGGACAAAAGGTGCACGCTTAACAACCCAACTGAGTATTGCTGGACGTAATTTAGTCTACCTACCTCCGGCAGGTAGCGATACTGCTACTGAAAAATATATTGGCGTTTCTCAGCGGATTGATCAACCTGAAGAGCGTGAAGCCATTAAGACGCGTCTCGCAGGTTTGATGGCTGCAGATGAAAAAGGCGGCATCATCGTTCGCACCAGCGCTCAAGACGCTTCCGACACAGAACTACAGCACGACATGCTTTACCTACGTACCACCTGGGAAAACATTCATGCAGCCATGAAACACAATCCGGCGCCTACACTACTCTATCAGGACCTTAGTCTAGCGGAGCGTGTATTACGGGATGTTGCCGGTGAAGACACCACCCAAATCCGTGTGGATTCTGCCGAGAATTTTGAGAAGCTCAAAGCATTTACAAATGCCTACATGCCTAACCTTTTAGGTAAGTTGACTCTGCATCGCGGCGAACGCGCGCTCTTTGACTTATTTGATGTTGATGCAGAAATTAATAAAGCGCTGGGTCGCCGAGTAGACCTCAAGTCTGGCGGCTATCTCATGATCGATCAAACAGAGTCTATGACTACGATTGATGTGAATACAGGGAGTTATGTAGGCGCTCGCAACCTCGATGACACCGTCTTTAAAACCAATCTAGAAGCGGCCCAAGCGATTGCGCGCCAACTCCGTTTGCGTAACTTAGGTGGAATCATCATTATTGATTTCATCGACATGATTGGCAAAGACCATCAAGAATCTGTATTACATGAACTCAAACGTAATCTTGAACGCGATCATGCACGCACCTCAGTAAGCGACTTTTCTGCATTAGGCCTAGTAGAAATGACCCGCAAACGGACGCGTGAGTCTTTGGCCCATATCACTTGTGAGCCATGCGCCACTTGCCTTGGCAAAGGTGAAATTAAAACTGCCCAAACGATTTGTTATGAGATTTTGCGGGAAATTGTGCGAGAGCACCGCCAATTTAATCCACGTGAATTTAGGATTGTGGCTGCGCCTGATGTGATTGATTTATTCCTAGAGGAAGAGAATCAATTCTTGGCGCAGTTGGGGGACTTCATTGGCAAGCCAATTACCCTTCAAGCAGAAGGCAGCTTCCGCCAAGAGCAATACGATATCGTTCTGAGTTAA
- a CDS encoding nicotinate-nucleotide adenylyltransferase, with translation MSAIKKIGILGGTFDPPHVGHLKLATHFAKLLHLDALLLIPSGEPWQKGTGITAAEMRLKLTEAAGIDLARAFLYLKISTQVGIDRMEIDRAGPSYAIDTVKALRERFGTNASLTWLMGADSLVALPSWNSWEKLSQFVNFAVATRPHHDLKREISSEVSQFLKTNQTSDAKALENSAAGLIYIDESLNIDLSSTALRDRLKSSSRSSIASEQIPTHTLEIITNLGLYQ, from the coding sequence TTGAGCGCTATAAAGAAAATTGGCATTCTTGGGGGTACATTTGACCCTCCTCATGTGGGTCATTTGAAATTGGCTACCCATTTTGCAAAGCTACTCCACTTAGATGCACTGCTACTTATTCCGAGTGGTGAGCCATGGCAAAAGGGAACTGGCATCACTGCCGCAGAAATGCGTCTGAAGTTAACTGAAGCTGCTGGCATTGATTTGGCGAGAGCATTTTTATATCTCAAGATCTCCACTCAAGTAGGCATTGATCGCATGGAGATTGATCGCGCTGGGCCTAGTTATGCGATTGATACCGTTAAAGCCTTGCGTGAGCGCTTTGGAACAAACGCTAGCCTGACTTGGCTGATGGGAGCAGACTCTCTTGTTGCCCTCCCTAGCTGGAACTCCTGGGAGAAGCTAAGCCAGTTTGTCAATTTTGCGGTGGCAACTAGGCCACATCATGATTTAAAGCGAGAAATAAGCTCCGAAGTGAGTCAATTCTTGAAAACTAATCAAACATCTGATGCTAAAGCTCTTGAAAATAGCGCTGCAGGCCTCATATACATCGATGAAAGCTTGAATATTGATCTATCCTCAACCGCATTACGAGATCGCCTTAAATCCAGCTCACGGAGCTCTATTGCATCCGAGCAAATTCCAACCCACACCCTAGAAATCATTACAAATCTGGGCTTGTATCAGTAA
- the rlmH gene encoding 23S rRNA (pseudouridine(1915)-N(3))-methyltransferase RlmH, protein MRLTIVSVGHKMPDWVATATHDYIKRMPADCSIEIKEIKPDLTPTKEALKIAAAIPKGSRVIALDERGKDQTTQNLATQLASWRQQGFDITFLIGGADGLDPSLKAGAQAMWRLSSLTLPHAMARVMLVEQLYRAWTILQGHPYHRE, encoded by the coding sequence ATGCGGCTCACCATCGTCTCTGTTGGTCATAAGATGCCTGATTGGGTTGCTACGGCAACTCATGACTACATCAAAAGAATGCCGGCAGATTGCAGCATTGAAATCAAAGAGATTAAACCCGATCTCACCCCTACTAAAGAAGCCTTAAAGATTGCAGCAGCCATTCCCAAGGGATCCAGAGTGATCGCTTTGGATGAGCGAGGCAAAGACCAAACCACTCAGAATCTTGCCACTCAACTGGCTAGCTGGCGTCAACAAGGCTTCGACATTACCTTCTTAATTGGTGGCGCAGATGGCTTGGACCCCAGCCTGAAAGCGGGTGCACAGGCGATGTGGCGACTCTCCAGCCTTACCTTGCCACATGCCATGGCCAGAGTCATGTTGGTAGAGCAGCTTTATCGAGCCTGGACTATTCTGCAAGGCCACCCCTATCATCGCGAGTAA
- a CDS encoding nucleoside triphosphate pyrophosphatase, giving the protein MNSFIYLASQSPRRQELLKQMGICFEMLLPSSDEDSESIETPLPQEKAHTYVERVTLAKSAAALLRWKKSGLPWAPILCADTTVSLPTHPNGEILGKPVDAEDATRILKMLSGKIHEVLSSVAVTVSPDENPIQLVQVSKVQFADLSTEQIDAYIASGEPFGKAGAYGIQGLGGAFIPSIQGSYSGIMGLPIYETKLLLDRAQVSSI; this is encoded by the coding sequence TTGAACTCTTTTATTTATCTCGCCTCACAAAGCCCTCGCCGCCAAGAGCTCTTAAAGCAAATGGGTATTTGCTTTGAAATGCTGCTACCAAGTTCAGATGAAGATAGCGAGAGCATCGAAACCCCTCTCCCGCAAGAAAAGGCACACACCTACGTAGAGCGCGTTACCTTAGCAAAAAGTGCTGCAGCACTTTTAAGGTGGAAAAAAAGTGGTTTGCCTTGGGCCCCCATTCTTTGCGCCGATACTACTGTGAGCTTACCCACTCATCCTAATGGTGAAATTCTGGGCAAGCCAGTTGACGCAGAGGATGCCACTCGAATTTTGAAAATGCTCAGCGGCAAAATACATGAAGTTCTCAGCTCAGTAGCGGTGACCGTCAGTCCCGATGAAAATCCCATACAGCTTGTACAGGTTTCTAAAGTTCAGTTTGCCGATTTATCAACGGAACAGATTGATGCCTATATTGCTAGCGGCGAACCCTTTGGTAAGGCTGGCGCCTATGGCATACAGGGCTTGGGTGGGGCTTTTATTCCTTCAATTCAGGGCAGCTATAGCGGTATCATGGGTCTACCTATTTATGAAACAAAGCTTTTACTAGATCGCGCCCAAGTCAGCAGCATATGA